A region from the Simiduia sp. 21SJ11W-1 genome encodes:
- a CDS encoding MoxR family ATPase, translating into MAFKGTDQYVATDDLRMAVDAAVTLQRPLLVKGEPGTGKTMLAEQVAQSLGLKLIQWHIKSTTKAQQGLYEYDAVSRLRDSQLGDDRVHDIKNYIKKGKLWEAFESDEQLVLLIDEIDKADIEFPNDLLVEIDKMEFFVYETGETIKAKQRPIVIITSNNEKELPDAFLRRCFFHYITFPDRDTMQKIIDVHFPDIKQALVKDALDIFFDVRKVPGLKKKPSTSELVDWLKLLMADDIPDEILTNRDTTKAIPPLYGALLKNEQDVHMLERLAFMSRRENR; encoded by the coding sequence ATGGCCTTTAAAGGTACAGATCAATACGTAGCAACTGATGACCTGCGCATGGCGGTAGATGCCGCCGTCACCTTGCAGCGCCCACTGCTGGTTAAGGGTGAGCCGGGTACCGGTAAAACCATGTTGGCCGAACAGGTGGCCCAAAGCCTGGGCTTGAAGCTGATTCAATGGCACATAAAATCTACCACTAAAGCCCAGCAGGGCCTGTACGAGTACGATGCGGTGTCGCGCCTGCGCGATTCACAACTGGGTGACGACCGCGTACACGACATCAAAAACTACATTAAAAAGGGCAAACTCTGGGAGGCCTTTGAGTCTGATGAGCAGCTGGTGTTGTTGATTGATGAAATCGACAAAGCCGATATCGAGTTCCCCAACGACTTGTTGGTTGAAATCGATAAGATGGAATTTTTCGTGTATGAAACCGGCGAAACCATCAAGGCCAAACAGCGCCCCATCGTGATCATTACCAGTAATAATGAAAAAGAGCTGCCCGATGCCTTCTTGCGCCGGTGCTTTTTTCACTACATTACCTTCCCAGATCGCGACACCATGCAAAAAATTATTGATGTGCATTTTCCAGACATCAAACAGGCACTGGTTAAAGATGCGCTGGATATTTTCTTCGATGTGCGCAAGGTGCCGGGCCTGAAGAAAAAGCCATCTACCAGCGAGCTGGTAGATTGGTTAAAGCTCCTGATGGCAGACGATATTCCCGATGAAATTCTCACCAATCGCGATACCACCAAGGCCATCCCGCCGCTGTATGGCGCACTGCTGAAAAACGAGCAGGATGTGCACATGCTCGAGCGTTTGGCGTTTATGAGCCGACGGGAAAACCGCTAA
- a CDS encoding DUF692 domain-containing protein produces MTLLVKPAVSQPALGAGLGLRRSEMQSFKALGRSDVDFMEVAPENWIGVGGRFGRQLREYTERFPLLCHGLSLSIGGPEPLDTALIDNIKTFLDTHKVRAYSEHLSYCSDDGHLYDLLPIPFTEEAVHYVAQRVREVQDRLERRIALENVSYYLTAAQQLTEIEFINAVIAEADCDLLLDVNNIYVNSINHGYDPQAFLRALPGERASYIHVAGHYDEAPDLKVDTHGADVIDPVWALLREAYALYGVRPTLLERDFNIPPVPALLVEVNHIKSLQADALAKGAQDLRAMHLEPAL; encoded by the coding sequence ATGACTCTGCTTGTTAAACCAGCAGTTTCCCAACCGGCGCTTGGCGCCGGTTTGGGTTTACGGCGCAGCGAAATGCAAAGCTTTAAGGCGCTCGGCCGCAGTGATGTGGATTTCATGGAAGTGGCGCCGGAAAACTGGATAGGTGTGGGCGGGCGCTTTGGTCGCCAGCTGCGTGAATATACCGAACGCTTTCCCCTGTTGTGCCACGGGCTATCGCTATCTATTGGTGGGCCTGAACCGCTAGACACAGCCCTGATCGATAACATCAAAACCTTTCTGGATACCCATAAGGTGCGCGCCTATAGCGAGCACTTGAGCTATTGCAGTGACGATGGCCACCTGTACGACTTATTGCCCATCCCCTTTACCGAAGAGGCCGTGCACTATGTAGCCCAGAGGGTGCGCGAAGTGCAAGATCGCCTTGAGCGGCGCATTGCGCTGGAAAACGTGTCTTACTACCTGACGGCTGCGCAGCAACTTACGGAAATCGAATTTATTAATGCGGTGATTGCCGAGGCCGACTGCGACCTGTTGTTGGATGTTAACAACATTTATGTAAACAGCATTAATCATGGCTACGACCCACAGGCCTTTCTGCGGGCCTTGCCCGGTGAGCGCGCAAGCTACATTCATGTGGCCGGTCACTATGATGAAGCCCCGGATTTAAAAGTAGATACCCACGGCGCCGATGTGATTGACCCGGTATGGGCGCTACTGCGCGAGGCCTACGCACTCTATGGCGTAAGGCCCACACTGCTTGAGCGCGATTTTAATATTCCGCCGGTACCGGCGCTATTGGTTGAAGTAAATCACATCAAATCGCTACAGGCCGACGCCCTGGCAAAGGGTGCCCAAGATTTGCGGGCAATGCATTTGGAGCCGGCCCTGTGA
- a CDS encoding MBL fold metallo-hydrolase has protein sequence MIFRQLFDHESSTYTYLVGDAPSGEAILIDPVLGQEEAYLQLLAQLGLTLKYAVDTHVHADHVTALGKLRERTGARTLMGKQSDVACASDWFGDGDVLAVGQLRIHTLFTPGHTDDSYCFYLPGQDMLFTGDTLLIRGTGRTDFQNGDARAQYESLQRLLALPGHTQVWPGHDYKGWTSSTLAEEQAHNPRLQVANSEAYAALMANLKLPNPKMMDVAVPANKGCGMG, from the coding sequence ATGATTTTTCGTCAATTGTTTGATCACGAAAGCTCCACCTACACTTACCTTGTGGGCGATGCTCCAAGCGGCGAGGCCATACTTATCGACCCGGTGCTGGGTCAGGAAGAGGCCTACTTGCAGCTGCTGGCACAGCTTGGCCTGACACTTAAATACGCCGTGGATACCCACGTACACGCCGATCACGTAACCGCACTCGGCAAATTGCGTGAACGCACCGGCGCACGCACGCTCATGGGTAAGCAAAGCGATGTAGCCTGCGCATCGGACTGGTTTGGCGACGGTGATGTGCTGGCGGTGGGGCAGCTACGCATTCACACCCTGTTTACCCCCGGCCATACAGACGACTCCTATTGTTTTTATTTACCCGGCCAAGACATGCTGTTTACCGGTGATACGCTTTTGATCCGCGGTACCGGACGCACGGATTTCCAAAACGGCGATGCGCGCGCGCAGTATGAAAGCCTGCAACGCCTACTGGCCCTGCCCGGGCATACCCAGGTGTGGCCGGGGCACGATTACAAAGGCTGGACCTCCAGCACGCTTGCAGAAGAACAAGCTCACAATCCCCGCCTGCAGGTGGCCAATAGCGAGGCCTATGCCGCGTTGATGGCAAACCTGAAACTGCCTAACCCCAAAATGATGGATGTGGCCGTGCCCGCCAACAAAGGTTGCGGCATGGGCTGA
- a CDS encoding DUF2063 domain-containing protein — protein MSETRARQFELTRHLRDPDRAPAPAGVEPRRLKVYQELVYNNIEGFLSSGFPIFRSLISDARWGELVRGFVRDYRAQSPYFLEIGQEFYHYVSSAQCSPLPPFTQELMHYEWVELALDVAPDELPPPVDGPVSDAHILNRSPLAWPLAYQWPVHMIGEQHQPEHPPEAPSFFVVYRNRQDEVRFMALNGMSYALLAQFDQQPNAGFPTLVEAFSAQLPEPPGAQFTEQLRATVQQFVDLDVLLICE, from the coding sequence GTGAGTGAAACCCGCGCCCGCCAGTTCGAGCTTACCCGCCACCTGCGCGACCCGGACCGCGCGCCTGCGCCAGCCGGCGTTGAACCGCGCCGGCTAAAGGTGTACCAGGAGCTTGTGTATAACAACATCGAAGGCTTTTTATCGAGCGGATTTCCGATTTTCAGAAGCCTCATCAGCGACGCCCGCTGGGGTGAGTTGGTGCGGGGCTTTGTGCGTGATTACCGCGCCCAGTCGCCCTATTTTCTGGAAATAGGCCAAGAGTTTTACCACTATGTGAGCAGCGCCCAGTGCTCCCCGCTACCGCCGTTTACCCAAGAGCTGATGCACTATGAGTGGGTTGAGCTTGCGCTGGATGTCGCACCGGATGAGCTGCCGCCGCCGGTAGATGGCCCGGTGAGTGACGCACACATACTTAACCGCTCGCCTCTCGCCTGGCCGCTGGCCTACCAGTGGCCAGTGCACATGATTGGCGAGCAACACCAGCCCGAACACCCGCCCGAAGCCCCCAGTTTTTTTGTGGTTTACAGAAATCGCCAAGACGAAGTGCGCTTTATGGCACTTAACGGCATGAGCTACGCGCTGCTGGCACAGTTTGATCAGCAACCCAACGCCGGTTTTCCCACCTTGGTAGAGGCTTTTTCCGCCCAGCTGCCCGAGCCCCCGGGTGCGCAATTTACCGAACAGCTGCGCGCTACTGTGCAGCAGTTTGTAGACCTCGATGTCCTGCTGATTTGCGAATAG
- a CDS encoding rhodanese-like domain-containing protein: protein MKRISAKEFSEQYAAAGNLAVVDVRTPAEFNSVFLPGSTNVPVSDIHPQAVHDVAETGPVYLMCRTQKRAEMACEKLAGQVKCELVVIEGGIENVDPKLLRQGARKTIALDRQMRITAGLMVLVGVAGGFFIHPVWFGLSGFVGAGLMFSGITDACPMLMVLARMPWNKA, encoded by the coding sequence ATGAAACGAATCAGTGCAAAAGAGTTTTCCGAACAATATGCCGCCGCCGGCAACCTTGCCGTGGTGGATGTACGCACGCCGGCAGAATTTAACAGCGTGTTTTTGCCCGGTAGCACCAATGTGCCAGTAAGTGATATTCACCCACAGGCTGTGCACGATGTGGCTGAAACGGGCCCTGTGTATTTAATGTGCCGCACCCAAAAGCGTGCGGAAATGGCCTGTGAAAAACTGGCAGGCCAAGTGAAATGCGAGCTGGTGGTCATTGAAGGGGGCATTGAAAACGTCGATCCGAAACTGCTGCGCCAGGGCGCGCGCAAAACCATTGCGCTGGATCGGCAGATGCGCATTACCGCAGGCCTAATGGTACTTGTGGGCGTTGCGGGAGGCTTCTTCATTCACCCTGTGTGGTTTGGCCTGAGCGGGTTCGTGGGCGCGGGCCTGATGTTCTCTGGTATTACCGATGCCTGCCCCATGCTGATGGTGCTGGCGCGCATGCCCTGGAACAAAGCCTGA
- a CDS encoding sulfite exporter TauE/SafE family protein, with translation MPEVLAIGAAVGLVLGLTGAGGSLFAVPLLMLGLGLATGQATGLALGAVAVSAAWGAAGGFARREVVWLPALVLALSGALLAPVGRALALQLPDIWLMAGFAVLVIWVALRMWLQARREPAAAGVTRASQAPKLLTAEQPLCRFSASGQLELRPRCLAGVVLGGAMAGVLSGLFGVGGGFVIVPLLVLLTGLSMRAAVATSLLVIAVISTSGFASYLWLGHAVNYAVLAWLSLGGVLGMVLGSKLAHRLAGPVLQQIFVVLMILLTASALWLQWRAS, from the coding sequence ATGCCCGAAGTGCTTGCCATCGGGGCCGCAGTGGGCCTGGTGCTGGGCTTGACCGGTGCTGGTGGCTCATTGTTTGCGGTGCCGCTACTGATGCTGGGGCTGGGTTTGGCAACGGGCCAGGCCACAGGGTTGGCCCTTGGCGCAGTGGCGGTGAGTGCGGCCTGGGGGGCGGCCGGAGGCTTTGCACGCCGTGAGGTTGTCTGGCTGCCGGCCTTGGTGCTTGCTCTAAGCGGTGCGCTGCTGGCTCCGGTCGGCCGCGCGCTGGCGCTTCAATTGCCGGATATATGGTTGATGGCAGGTTTTGCGGTGCTGGTGATCTGGGTGGCCTTGCGCATGTGGCTGCAGGCCCGGCGCGAGCCCGCTGCCGCTGGCGTCACCCGCGCGAGCCAGGCTCCCAAATTACTTACTGCCGAGCAACCCCTGTGCCGGTTCAGTGCCAGCGGCCAGCTGGAGCTGCGGCCACGGTGTCTGGCGGGGGTTGTGCTGGGCGGCGCCATGGCAGGTGTGTTGTCCGGGCTTTTTGGCGTGGGCGGTGGCTTTGTGATTGTGCCGCTTTTGGTGCTGCTCACGGGCCTTAGCATGCGCGCGGCGGTGGCCACCTCGCTGCTGGTGATTGCCGTAATCAGCACAAGCGGCTTTGCCAGCTACCTGTGGCTTGGCCATGCAGTGAACTACGCGGTGCTGGCCTGGTTATCGCTTGGGGGTGTGCTTGGCATGGTGCTCGGCTCGAAGCTTGCCCATCGCCTGGCCGGGCCGGTTTTGCAGCAAATATTTGTTGTGTTGATGATTCTATTAACTGCCAGCGCCCTTTGGCTGCAGTGGCGGGCAAGTTAG
- a CDS encoding VWA domain-containing protein encodes MLLNFFNGLRTHKVPVSIKELLVLLEALEQRLAFGSLDDFYLLSRTILIKDEKYYDRFDQAFGAYFKGLESIEDIFEALIPDDWVRSEFLKQLSDEEKAKIESMGGLEKLIEEFKKRLEEQEKRHQGGNRWIGTGGTSPFGNSGYNPEGIRVGGQSRNKSAVKVWDKREFKNLDDNVELGTRNIKMALRKLRKFARTGAADELDLNDTIRSTARNAGLLDIKMVPERHNAVKVLLFLDVGGSMDPYISLCEELFSACKTEFKHLEYFYFHNFIYERVWKDNYRRHQETTSLFDVLHKYSSDYRVVFVGDASMAPYEIASQYGSVEHMNDEPGYKWMQRLTDTFEKVIWLNPVPEKYWDYTQSIGMTRELIDNKMYPLTLEGLDQGIKYLAK; translated from the coding sequence ATGTTACTCAACTTCTTTAATGGTTTACGCACCCACAAGGTGCCGGTATCCATCAAGGAGCTGTTGGTGCTGCTGGAGGCGCTTGAACAGCGCCTGGCCTTTGGGTCGCTGGATGATTTTTACCTGTTGTCGCGCACCATTTTAATTAAAGATGAAAAGTACTACGACCGGTTTGATCAGGCCTTCGGCGCCTACTTTAAGGGCCTTGAAAGTATTGAAGATATTTTTGAGGCCTTAATTCCAGACGACTGGGTAAGAAGCGAGTTTCTCAAGCAATTAAGCGACGAAGAAAAGGCCAAAATTGAATCTATGGGTGGGCTTGAAAAGCTCATTGAAGAATTCAAAAAGCGCCTGGAAGAGCAGGAAAAGCGTCACCAGGGCGGCAACCGCTGGATTGGCACAGGCGGCACCTCACCCTTTGGCAACAGCGGCTACAACCCTGAGGGTATTCGTGTGGGTGGCCAATCGCGCAATAAAAGCGCGGTAAAAGTGTGGGATAAACGCGAATTTAAAAACCTTGATGACAACGTAGAGCTGGGTACGCGCAACATTAAGATGGCGCTGCGCAAGCTGCGTAAGTTTGCCCGCACGGGCGCGGCCGATGAGCTAGACCTTAACGATACCATCCGCTCCACGGCGCGCAATGCAGGCCTGCTAGACATCAAAATGGTGCCCGAGCGCCACAACGCCGTAAAGGTGCTGTTGTTTTTGGATGTGGGCGGCTCGATGGACCCTTACATCAGCTTGTGCGAGGAGCTGTTTTCGGCCTGTAAAACAGAGTTCAAGCACCTGGAGTATTTTTATTTCCACAATTTTATTTACGAGCGGGTGTGGAAAGACAATTACCGCCGGCATCAGGAAACCACGTCACTGTTTGATGTGTTGCATAAGTACTCAAGCGATTACCGGGTAGTGTTTGTGGGTGATGCCTCTATGGCGCCCTACGAAATCGCCAGCCAGTATGGCAGTGTAGAACACATGAATGACGAGCCAGGTTATAAATGGATGCAGCGCCTAACCGATACCTTTGAAAAGGTAATTTGGTTAAACCCGGTGCCTGAAAAATACTGGGATTACACCCAATCCATTGGCATGACGCGCGAACTCATTGATAACAAAATGTACCCGCTCACTCTCGAAGGGCTGGATCAAGGTATTAAATACCTCGCCAAATAG
- a CDS encoding porin — MNKPMMKLLPFAIAAVLPVAAQAEGPIDGTIYGKVNVTVENQDEGDDSVTALESNASRLGFKGKTKLNDSLFAIYQLEYEVAADDGSDVFKQRNIYVGLAGNFGAVIAGKHDTPTKLLQNKIDLFNDLQGDIKNVITASDQRPSNTVMYATPELGGFFAKAAYIMSEDADVDSAFSGAAGWENDVIYAGLAYDDGVRAEDSTVLRGVLQATLGDFQLGALYETDETNDIDSDGWMLSGQYKVGSWALKAQFGQSDIKAEGGETYSVGADYKLGKNTKVFGFYTDNAADNDAIEGNYLAVGMEHKF; from the coding sequence ATGAATAAACCTATGATGAAGCTGCTGCCATTTGCCATTGCAGCGGTATTGCCTGTTGCCGCCCAAGCCGAAGGCCCGATTGACGGCACTATTTACGGCAAGGTAAACGTAACCGTTGAAAACCAGGATGAAGGCGACGACAGCGTAACCGCGCTGGAAAGCAATGCTTCACGTTTGGGTTTTAAGGGCAAAACTAAGCTCAACGATTCTTTGTTTGCCATTTACCAGCTGGAATACGAAGTGGCGGCCGATGACGGCAGCGATGTGTTCAAGCAGCGCAACATCTACGTTGGCCTGGCTGGCAACTTTGGCGCCGTGATTGCCGGTAAGCACGACACACCCACCAAGCTTTTGCAAAACAAAATTGACCTGTTCAACGATTTGCAAGGCGATATCAAAAACGTCATTACCGCGAGCGACCAGCGCCCTAGCAACACTGTGATGTATGCTACCCCGGAACTGGGCGGCTTCTTTGCCAAGGCGGCGTATATCATGAGTGAAGACGCCGATGTCGACAGTGCTTTCTCGGGCGCGGCTGGCTGGGAAAACGATGTGATCTACGCAGGCCTGGCTTACGATGACGGTGTGCGCGCCGAAGATTCAACCGTGCTCCGCGGTGTGTTACAGGCAACTTTGGGCGACTTCCAGCTGGGCGCGCTGTACGAAACTGATGAAACCAACGATATAGATTCCGATGGCTGGATGTTAAGCGGCCAGTACAAGGTTGGCAGCTGGGCACTGAAAGCGCAGTTCGGCCAGTCAGACATCAAAGCCGAAGGCGGTGAAACCTACTCAGTGGGTGCCGACTACAAGCTGGGCAAGAACACCAAGGTGTTCGGTTTCTACACCGACAACGCAGCAGATAACGATGCGATTGAAGGTAACTACTTAGCCGTGGGTATGGAACACAAGTTCTAA
- the hrpA gene encoding ATP-dependent RNA helicase HrpA has product MSVVDLSPIYAELDQLMIDDAQALRKRLKSVKGRINRQQPVDKILAGINQSLVAAQARVHARRALVPEIELPQALPVSQRAEEIAALVAKHQVVILAGETGSGKTTQLPKICLQLGRGLRGLIGHTQPRRLAARTVAARIAEELNTSLGDRVGYQVRFNDQSGENTLIKLMTDGILLAEIQQDPLLSRYDTLIIDEAHERSLNIDFLLGYLKQLLPKRPDLKLIITSATIDLARFSEHFGGAPIIEVSGRTYPVEVRYRPAAEAEGELATQIAEAVNELLAAEKGSSRRGGDILVFLAGEREIRETAQALRKANLAHLEVLPLYARLSLAEQTRVFSPHKGRRIVLATNVAETSITVPGIRYVIDPGLARISRYSYRTKIQRLPIEPISQASANQRAGRCGRVSEGICIRLYSEEDFQNRPAFTDAEILRTNLAAVILQMLSMRMGDIEQFPFVDAPDSRLINDGMRLLEELQAIDGKRNLTQLGRQLAKLPVDPTLGRMLVAAAAANALDEVLIIVSGLSVQDPRERPAEKQQAADEKHRRFRDEHSDFISWVNLWRYVESQRQALSSSQFAKLCSREFLSWLRIKEWRDIHLQLRLALRDLKFSLNPTPAAYEAVHQSLLPGLLNNVATKAEEREYLGARARKFQIFPGSGLAKKSPKWIVAAELLETSKLFAHTVAKIEPEWVLAAARHLVKREHFEPHYHVKSGQVMAYEKISLYGLVLIERKRVPFGKIDPATAREVFIRSALVEGNYRGKGGFFKANQRLIESLGELEAKSRRRDILVDDEALFRFFDERVAQDVVNLAGFEHWRNEAELGNAKLLYLTRDYLMQHDASAVTEAQFPDHLSMNGMELPLQYHFEPNHADDGVSIKVPVSILHQIPEHRLEWLVPGILKEKCVALVKALPKQARKQFVPVPEYVDKALARMTPANEPLAQALGEQLFRTSGNRIAPELWADVQLDDYYRMNIIVLDEQGKRLDSGRQLQALRDRYRDRLQASIESAGPDLEREGLTQWPDAPLPKQTQFKRGGIAIRVYPALVDEGNSVALRMHDNLEEASWVHRRGVARLALLNLAEQTRYLQKELLRGKDIGLTMASMGSREQVAGELMLSAALQLIDEQLPQADIREGEAFDTLVDTLRPLLVPRATELAECLYKALVLLVEVRKVLKSHRNALMLAFAISDVKAQLDQLFGKGVLVHMPADTLRQYPRYLKAVLVRLEKAPQNVQRDKLAMAEWAAVAEKWQALCEQAGEFRAWQTPGLMALRWTLEELRISLFAQTIKTLQPVSAKRINKQLQEFKTQLGLV; this is encoded by the coding sequence ATGTCTGTTGTTGATTTATCCCCCATTTACGCCGAGCTTGATCAATTAATGATCGATGACGCCCAGGCGCTGCGCAAACGCTTGAAAAGTGTCAAAGGGCGCATTAACCGGCAGCAGCCGGTGGATAAAATTCTGGCGGGTATTAACCAAAGCCTTGTGGCCGCGCAGGCCCGCGTCCACGCTCGCAGGGCCTTGGTGCCCGAAATTGAATTGCCTCAGGCGCTACCCGTAAGCCAGCGCGCCGAAGAAATAGCCGCACTGGTAGCCAAGCATCAGGTGGTGATTCTGGCCGGTGAAACGGGCTCGGGTAAAACCACGCAGCTGCCAAAGATTTGCCTGCAACTTGGGCGCGGTTTGCGCGGGCTCATTGGCCATACTCAACCGCGCAGGCTTGCAGCGCGCACGGTAGCGGCGCGCATCGCCGAAGAACTCAATACAAGCCTGGGTGATCGGGTGGGTTATCAGGTGCGCTTTAATGATCAAAGCGGCGAAAATACCCTGATCAAGCTCATGACCGACGGTATTTTACTGGCGGAAATCCAGCAAGATCCGCTGCTGAGCCGTTACGATACCCTCATTATTGATGAGGCCCACGAACGCTCGTTGAACATCGATTTCCTGCTGGGCTACCTCAAGCAACTGCTGCCCAAGCGCCCGGACCTCAAATTAATTATTACCTCGGCCACCATCGATCTGGCGCGTTTTTCCGAGCACTTCGGGGGCGCGCCCATTATTGAGGTTTCAGGGCGCACCTATCCCGTTGAAGTGCGCTACCGGCCCGCCGCCGAAGCAGAGGGTGAACTTGCCACGCAAATTGCCGAGGCGGTGAACGAGCTGTTGGCTGCAGAAAAGGGCAGTAGCCGGCGCGGCGGCGACATTCTGGTTTTTTTGGCCGGCGAGCGTGAAATTCGCGAAACAGCCCAGGCCTTGCGCAAGGCCAACCTGGCGCACCTAGAGGTGCTGCCACTGTATGCGCGGCTGAGCCTGGCCGAGCAAACCCGCGTGTTTTCGCCCCACAAAGGCCGGCGTATTGTGCTGGCCACCAATGTGGCGGAAACCTCTATCACCGTGCCGGGCATTCGCTACGTGATTGACCCGGGCCTTGCGCGCATTAGCCGCTACTCATACCGCACCAAAATCCAGCGCCTGCCCATCGAGCCTATTTCACAGGCCAGTGCCAATCAGCGTGCGGGCCGCTGTGGGCGGGTGAGCGAAGGTATTTGTATCCGGCTGTACAGCGAGGAAGATTTTCAAAATCGCCCGGCGTTTACCGATGCAGAAATTCTGCGCACCAATTTGGCGGCGGTTATTTTGCAAATGCTTTCAATGCGCATGGGCGATATTGAGCAATTCCCTTTTGTGGATGCACCGGATTCCCGGCTTATTAACGACGGCATGCGATTACTTGAAGAGTTGCAGGCCATTGATGGCAAGCGCAACCTCACCCAGCTCGGGCGCCAGTTGGCCAAGTTGCCCGTAGACCCAACGCTCGGGCGCATGTTGGTGGCCGCGGCTGCGGCCAATGCACTGGACGAGGTGCTGATCATTGTTTCGGGGCTTTCGGTGCAAGACCCCCGCGAGCGGCCAGCAGAAAAGCAACAAGCCGCCGATGAAAAGCACCGGCGCTTTCGCGATGAGCATTCCGATTTTATCAGCTGGGTAAATTTGTGGCGCTATGTGGAAAGTCAGCGCCAGGCGCTGTCTAGCAGCCAATTTGCCAAACTGTGCAGCCGTGAATTTCTTTCATGGCTGCGCATAAAAGAATGGCGCGATATTCACCTGCAATTGCGCCTGGCCCTGAGGGATTTGAAATTCAGCCTCAACCCAACACCTGCAGCCTACGAGGCTGTGCATCAATCGCTGTTGCCGGGGCTGTTAAATAATGTGGCAACCAAGGCCGAAGAGCGCGAATATTTAGGCGCCCGTGCGCGCAAGTTCCAGATTTTCCCGGGCTCGGGGCTTGCCAAAAAATCCCCCAAATGGATTGTGGCTGCAGAGCTTTTGGAAACCTCAAAATTATTTGCCCACACGGTTGCGAAAATTGAACCTGAATGGGTGCTGGCCGCGGCTCGCCATTTGGTAAAACGCGAGCACTTTGAACCCCATTACCATGTAAAAAGCGGGCAGGTAATGGCCTATGAAAAAATCAGCCTGTATGGTTTGGTGCTGATTGAGCGAAAGCGTGTACCCTTCGGTAAAATAGACCCGGCAACCGCCCGTGAAGTGTTTATTCGCAGTGCGCTGGTAGAGGGCAATTACCGGGGCAAGGGCGGATTTTTTAAAGCCAATCAGCGGCTTATTGAAAGCCTGGGCGAGCTTGAGGCCAAATCGCGCCGGCGCGATATTTTGGTTGATGACGAAGCGCTATTTCGTTTTTTTGATGAGCGGGTGGCGCAGGATGTGGTCAACCTTGCAGGCTTTGAACATTGGCGCAATGAGGCAGAGTTAGGCAATGCCAAGCTGTTGTACCTCACCCGCGACTACCTCATGCAGCACGATGCCAGTGCCGTAACCGAAGCCCAGTTTCCAGATCATTTATCCATGAATGGTATGGAGCTGCCGTTGCAATACCACTTTGAGCCCAATCATGCCGATGACGGTGTGAGCATAAAGGTGCCGGTGAGCATTCTGCACCAGATTCCCGAACACCGGTTGGAATGGTTGGTGCCCGGTATCTTAAAAGAAAAGTGTGTGGCGCTGGTGAAAGCCTTGCCCAAGCAGGCGCGCAAGCAGTTTGTGCCGGTGCCCGAATATGTAGATAAGGCGCTGGCGCGCATGACGCCCGCCAACGAACCCTTGGCCCAGGCCCTGGGCGAGCAATTATTTCGCACCTCCGGCAACCGCATTGCGCCAGAGCTTTGGGCGGATGTACAGCTCGATGACTACTACCGGATGAACATCATCGTGTTAGATGAACAGGGCAAGCGGCTCGACAGTGGCCGCCAGTTGCAAGCCCTGCGCGATCGTTACCGCGATCGACTGCAAGCCAGTATCGAATCGGCAGGCCCGGATTTGGAGCGCGAAGGCTTAACGCAATGGCCCGATGCGCCTTTGCCCAAGCAAACCCAATTCAAACGTGGCGGCATTGCTATTCGGGTGTACCCGGCGCTTGTGGATGAGGGCAACAGCGTCGCCCTGCGCATGCACGATAATCTTGAAGAGGCCAGCTGGGTGCATCGCCGGGGCGTTGCGCGCCTGGCGTTGCTAAACCTCGCAGAGCAAACCCGCTACCTGCAAAAAGAGCTGTTGCGCGGTAAAGATATCGGGTTAACCATGGCCTCAATGGGCAGCCGTGAGCAGGTGGCGGGCGAGTTAATGCTATCGGCCGCGCTGCAGTTGATAGACGAGCAACTACCGCAGGCGGATATCCGTGAGGGTGAGGCCTTTGATACCCTGGTTGATACCCTGCGCCCACTGCTGGTGCCTAGAGCCACAGAGCTTGCCGAGTGCTTGTACAAGGCGCTGGTTTTGTTGGTGGAGGTGCGCAAGGTGCTTAAGAGCCATCGCAACGCCCTGATGCTGGCCTTTGCCATTAGCGATGTGAAAGCCCAGCTGGATCAATTATTCGGAAAAGGGGTGTTGGTGCACATGCCGGCCGATACCCTGCGCCAGTACCCGCGCTATTTGAAAGCGGTATTGGTGCGCCTGGAAAAAGCGCCACAAAATGTGCAACGCGATAAGCTCGCCATGGCCGAGTGGGCTGCAGTTGCGGAAAAATGGCAAGCGCTGTGTGAGCAAGCCGGCGAGTTCCGCGCCTGGCAAACACCGGGGTTAATGGCGTTGCGCTGGACCTTGGAAGAGCTGCGTATTTCGCTGTTTGCACAAACAATCAAAACACTGCAACCGGTATCGGCCAAGCGTATCAACAAACAATTGCAGGAGTTCAAAACGCAACTAGGCCTGGTTTAG